A segment of the Parasynechococcus marenigrum WH 8102 genome:
GGCTTTAAAGCTCACGGCTTCAAGGCTGCTGCTGGTGACCAAGGCCATCGGAATTCCTCGGTGATCGCAGTGCTCCAAGAGCTCTTGAGCGAAGGGCATGGCCTTGGCGTTGGGAAGCAGCGCCCGCACGATCGGCTGCTGAACTGCCAGCAAGTCGTCTGATTCCACAGGACGCGGCAGCCAGCTGCTCACCAGGGCGGCGCAGTCGAGACGACGACGCCCCTTGAGTTGCAGCAACTGGTCGTTGCTGAGCTGCGCTCCGAAGTGGCTGGCGGCTTCGGACCAGCCGCGGCTGTGCAAGGGCTCCGTATCGAGCAGCACTCCATCCAGATCGAACAGGCAGGCTGCGGGAAGAGCTGGCACGCCATCCGGGAGCTCGGCAGGTTCCAGTCAAACGCGCCGTGGTTTCACCCTCTGTCCGACGGATTGATACGGGTCGTGGAACGGTCGATCGACTCCTCCGTACCCTTGCAACAACAGTCTTTGGCCCGCCTGCTGTGACCGAGTCCAATACGTCGATCGAAAGTGTCCTGCAGGAGCAGCGGGTATTTCAGCCGCCGGCGGAGATGGCGGCTGCAGCACGCATCGGCAGTCTGGAGAGTTACCGCGCCATGGCGGCGGCGGCGACCAAGGATCCCGATGGGTTCTGGGGGGAGGCAGCCCGTCGTGAGCTGCATTGGTTCGAGCCGTTCCACACGGTTCTCGATTGGTCGGAACC
Coding sequences within it:
- a CDS encoding HAD family hydrolase, which codes for MPALPAACLFDLDGVLLDTEPLHSRGWSEAASHFGAQLSNDQLLQLKGRRRLDCAALVSSWLPRPVESDDLLAVQQPIVRALLPNAKAMPFAQELLEHCDHRGIPMALVTSSSLEAVSFKAAPHPWLKRIQLRVHGDDPDLKAGKPDPAPFLLAASRLGLDPKTCWALEDSQAGTAAAVTAGCHVWVLNEHGPTQTMEMNPRHINSLGVVLEQLVSTDG